In Nocardioides sp. InS609-2, a single genomic region encodes these proteins:
- a CDS encoding MarR family transcriptional regulator, whose protein sequence is MARPSGIAFLLAQLGAHTADRFGARLAELDLMPAHVGVLRIVGQNPGLSQQALSERLGALPSRVVRLVDELEDRGLVERRRSTTDRRNYELHMATSARERLGAVMAAVGEHDAEITQGLTAAERKTLLTLLGKVAAEQGLNPEAHPAYGSRRRPGST, encoded by the coding sequence GTGGCCCGACCCTCCGGAATCGCCTTCCTGCTCGCTCAGCTCGGCGCGCACACCGCCGACCGTTTCGGGGCCCGGCTCGCCGAGCTGGACCTCATGCCCGCCCATGTGGGGGTGCTGCGGATCGTCGGCCAGAATCCCGGGCTGAGCCAGCAGGCGCTGTCCGAGCGGCTCGGCGCACTGCCCTCGCGCGTGGTCCGCCTCGTCGACGAGCTCGAGGACCGAGGTCTGGTCGAGCGACGGCGCAGCACGACCGACCGTCGCAACTACGAGCTGCACATGGCCACCTCGGCTCGGGAGCGGCTCGGTGCTGTCATGGCCGCGGTCGGCGAGCACGACGCGGAGATCACGCAGGGTCTGACCGCGGCGGAGCGGAAGACCCTGCTCACCCTCCTCGGCAAGGTGGCGGCCGAGCAGGGGCTCAACCCCGAGGCGCACCCGGCCTACGGCAGCCGCCGACGCCCGGGCTCGACCTGA